The following proteins come from a genomic window of Salminus brasiliensis chromosome 15, fSalBra1.hap2, whole genome shotgun sequence:
- the npy2rl gene encoding neuropeptide Y receptor Y2, like encodes MDGISVVNSSLRAELLTNNVDLPDAALTHSLLELGDSTRLLGVQVILILAYSTIILLGVVGNSVVIYVVCKFKTLRTVTNFFIANLAVADLLVNTLCLPFTLAYTLLGEWKFGQVLCFTLPYAQGLAVHVSTVTLNVIALDRHRCIVYHLETRMSKDTCFIIIAFTWVISAVLASPLAIFREYGIVELSPGESIEVCGEKWPGSSTDGTLYSISMLLLQYVLPLAVISFAYIRIWSKLRNHVSPAGRNDRHHRRRKTTKMLVTMVVVFAVSWLPFHAFQLAIDIDSSVLVMRDFRLLYTVFHIVAMCSTFANPILYGWMNRNYRSAFKAVFRCEQRLDSVHPEGRDTTVVRNKTTKALEAQDVLATHLSATDV; translated from the exons ATGGATGGCATCAGTGTAGTCAATAGCTCTTTGAGAGCTGAGCTCTTGACCAACAATGTGGACTTGCCTGATGCCGCATTGACTCATTCCTTACTAGAGCTCGGGGACAGCACCAGGCTTCTGGGAGTTCAAGTAATTCTGATCCTGGCTTACAGCACCATCATCCTCCTGGGTGTAGTAGGAAATTCTGTAGTCATTTACGTGGTTTGCAAGTTCAAAACCCTCCGCACGGTCACCAACTTCTTCATTGCCAACTTGGCAGTTGCAGACCTACTCGTCAACACATTGTGTCTTCCCTTCACGCTGGCCTACACTCTACTTGGGGAATGGAAATTTGGACAAGTACTTTGCTTCACATTACCATATGCACAGGGCCTGGCTGTACATGTGTCTACCGTGACCCTTAATGTAATTGCACTAGATCGTCACAGATGTATCGTTTATCACCTGGAGACTCGGATGTCAAAGGACACTTGCTTTATCATCATTGCTTTCACCTGGGTGATAAGTGCTGTACTGGCTAGCCCACTCGCTATCTTCAGGGAGTACGGGATTGTCGAGCTCTCTCCAGGTGAATCTATTGAAGTATGTGGAGAAAAGTGGCCTGGGAGCAGCACAGATGGTACTCTGTACTC AATTTCCATGCTTCTGCTTCAGTATGTGTTACCCCTAGCCGTGATCTCTTTTGCATACATCCGGATATGGAGTAAGCTCCGTAACCACGTCAGCCCAGCCGGACGTAATGACCGTCACCATCGTCGGCGTAAGACCACTAAAATGCTGGTCACCATG gtagtggtgtttgCTGTGAGCTGGCTGCCCTTCCATGCCTTCCAGCTGGCAATTGACATCGACAGCAGTGTACTGGTCATGCGGGACTTCaggcttctgtacactgttttCCATATTGTAGCCATGTGCTCAACATTCGCCAACCCCATTCTCTATGGTTGGATGAATCGAAACTATCGCAGTGCCTTCAAAGCTGTCTTTCGTTGCGAGCAGCGACTTGATTCAGTGCATCCCGAGGGTCGTGACACCACTGTGGTACGAAACAAGACCACAAAGGCCCTTGAGGCCCAGGATGTGCTAGCAACCCATCTCAGTGCTACAGATGTCTGA